The following coding sequences are from one Gadus macrocephalus chromosome 3, ASM3116895v1 window:
- the LOC132453732 gene encoding uncharacterized protein LOC132453732, whose product MLTPAEEPDCPPEDHQGRSSSRERSLTEKGLVMQEQEAKKNEKAFNKAYDSWKQLARETRVKLKALCSPEELDTIERDIKAKHAIVQQHYEPIRCNHTTTPVIVQRMDACGTLTDEMFELINKRPEIIDETFNESKEKERVRMTLNKNEYESVFGKTETVISSPSESSNSKATSRSSSKRADAEADLAAKLEQANAMEEIHEQQTKLIKLESEWKLKEAEVKLRLEEEKTKLQRLQASKEVKVAAARVKAYNAFDNVESCNQEVDNIILPDYLNTDLQTPLNPRALPFQSQQRSPEMLRNQEEVSLTQALASSLILNRLPVPEPSTFTGDPLEYLDWKTSFMALIGQKPLPVCEEMLYLKSYLAGEARRAVEGFFYRNTEDAYKGIWNVLQDRYGNPFIIQRAFRDKLTKWPKVAANFLQSCAEATPHVKGLATLNDLCSI is encoded by the coding sequence CCCCGGAAGACCATCAGGGGAGGTCCAGCTCACGAGAACGAAGTTTAACAGAAAAGGGCCTAGTGATGCAAGAACAGGAAGCAAAGAAAAACGAAAAGGCATTCAACAAAGCCTATGACTCGTGGAAGCAGTTAGCCAGAGAAACAAGAGTAAAATTAAAGGCTCTCTGCTCACCTGAAGAACTTGATACAATCGAAAGAGACATTAAAGCTAAACACGCCATAGTGCAACAACATTATGAGCCAATTCGCTGCAACCATACTACTACCCCAGTTATTGTTCAAAGAATGGATGCATGTGGCACTCTAACAGACGAAATGTTTGAGCTCATAAACAAACGTCCAGAGATCATAGATGAGACATTTAATGAAAGTAAGGAAAAGGAAAGAGTGAGGATGACGCTAAATAAGAATGAGTATGAGTCTGTCTTTGGAAAAACAGAAACAGTAATTTCATCCCCCTCAGAAAGCTCAAACTCAAAAGCCACCTCCAGGTCTTCTAGTAAACGTGCAGACGCAGAAGCAGATCTTGCAGCTAAGCTAGAACAGGCCAATGCAATGGAAGAAATACatgaacaacaaacaaaactcATTAAGCTGGAGAGTGAATGGAAGCTTAAAGAGGCAGAAGTTAAATTAAGACTAGAGGAGGAGAAAACAAAGCTACAACGGCTACAAGCGTCAAAGGAAGTAAAGGTAGCAGCAGCACGAGTCAAAGCATACAATGCCTTTGATAATGTTGAAAGTTGCAATCAAGAGGTCGACAACATAATACTGCCCGACTACCTAAATACTGATCTTCAAACTCCACTAAATCCAAGAGCCCTGCCATTTCAATCTCAGCAAAGATCCCCTGAGATGTTGAGAAATCAAGAGGAGGTGAGTCTAACCCAAGCGCTTGCAAGCTCACTTATTCTTAATCGTCTGCCTGTACCAGAACCCTCCACGTTTACCGGTGACCCTTTAGAGTACTTGGATTGGAAGACATCCTTTATGGCACTTATCGGCCAGAagcccctccctgtgtgtgaaGAAATGCTATACCTAAAGAGTTATCTTGCAGGGGAGGCACGCAGAGCAGTTGAAGGATTCTTCTACCGAAACACTGAAGACGCATATAAGGGCATTTGGAACGTGCTACAGGACAGATACGGAAATCCATTCATCATCCAAAGGGCTTTTAGGGACAAACTCACAAAATGGCCAAAGGTAGCTGCAAATTTTCTGCAAAGTTGCGCCGAAGCCACTCCCCACGTTAAAGGCTTAGCCACCCTCAACGATT